The Desulfococcus multivorans DNA window ATGGATGGGCGAGATTGCGGAAGAACTGGGGGTTAACATTTTTCCAGGCTTTACCGGTAAGGAAGTGCTTTACACCGCCGACGGTCGCTGTATCAGAGGGATTCGTACCGGCGACAAGGGGCTTGACAAGAATGGGGAGCCCAAAAGCAATTTCGAACCGGGCATCGATCTCACGGCCAGGGTGACCGTATTCGGAGAAGGGGCCCGGGGCAGCCTGATGCAGGATATCGCGGCGCGACCGGGTATTTTTTCGGATCGGGAGCCGCAGGTCTATGAAACCGGAATCAAAGAGGTGATTCAGCTTCCCGAGGACCATTTTTTCAAAACGAGCCGGGCCAACGCTATTCATCTGATGGGTTATCCCCTGGGATTGAATCCTCCGGGGGGTGGATTCATATATGAAATGAAGGATAATCGGGCCGCCTTGGGGTACTTGACGGCGCTTTGCTATGAAAATCCACTCCTCGATCCCTATGAAGAGTTCCTCAAATTCAAGCAGCATCCTTTTGTGGCGAAGATCATCAAGGGCGGGAAAGTGCTTGAACAGGGCGCCCGTACGGTTTCCACCGGCGGTTACTTCTCCATACCCCGGCTGTTTGCGGACGGCGGCCTGTTCATCGGCGGTGCTGCGGCCATGCACAACACCCCGGGGCTCAAGGGCATTCATCTTTCCATGAAATCCGGCATGCTGGCGGCTGAAGCCTGCCTGACAGCCCTGCAGCAGGGACGGTTCGATGCTGAGACCCTTCAGGTCTACCATCAACGATTCAAGAGCAGTTGGGCCGAACAGGAAATGTACGAGGGGAGAAATTTCGCCCAGGGGCTGGCTAAAAAAGGGCTTTTGAAGCTGATATATCTGGGGTCCCAATATCTTACCCACGGCCGTGGCGTTCGCGATTTTATGCCGCTGGAGGAGGACTTTCGGACCCTTCAACCGGCGGATCGCGTTGACGTTCCGGAGCGCGTCGACCCCAAATCCCTGGATGGGACCCTGCACGTCGACAAACTGACGGGCGTCTATCTCTCCAAAACACTTCATCGTGAGGATCAGCCGTCCCACCTGATCGTTCATGACCGGGAACTTTGCGTCCGGGTCTGCTACCCGACCTACGGGAGCCCCTGCACCCGGTTCTGTCCAGGCAATGTCTACGAGATGGCGGCCGATGAGAAAACCGGAAAAATGCAGCTCAAGCTGAATCCTTCAAATTGTTTTCATTGCAAAACCTGTGATATCAAGGATCCTTATAAGAATATCACCTGGACCTGTCCCGAAGGCGGCGAGGGGCCGGGATATACCCTTGTCTGATGCGTCGGTCGACTGTGGCGGCCCATAACGGGCGATTCATCGATCGCACAATATGCCCGTACCTCATCAGGCATATTGCATAGAGCAGCCCTGAGTTGGAATCCGGCGGCATTTATCTTCAGGTGAACTGCGAATCTTCTGAAGAACACAACCCGGGAATGCTTCAATCCGCCCCTTTCCTGCATTATGTTAAGAATCGGGAACGGCATGCGTGGAAGCGTTCTTTTTTCTGTTTCAATGTCGTCGTCATCCAAAAGATTCTTTTCCGGCCGATCCGCATCATGTCGGAATGGTGACGTGCAGACGGCGTCGCCATTGGCTGTTTCAGCTCTCATGGATCCAGGTGACAGCGGTCCAGAGGCGATAGAGGGCGAAGCCCAATGGGAATTACGGCAAAGATCGGGTGGGTGACGGCCGGTGGGATGGATGATGCCGACGGGGTAGGCGGCGGCTCAACTCGCTTGGAAGGAGGCAGATGACATGACCATTCGATACCGTGTTATTGAAATCTTTACCCGTGAGAATGCAAGATGCCGCAGTCAAATCCTTTATGAGGAAATTCTCGCCTATGTCAGAAGCCTGAAAATAGCAGCTCGGTGCACGGTCACCAAGGGTACCGATGCCTGCTACGAGGACGGCGAGACGGCAAGTCAGAGCAGCGTTGATCCTTCCCATAACCTGCCGCTCAAAATCGAGATCATTCTGCCGGCCTCCGAGCTGAGTCCGGTCATGGATGTGCTCGAGCAGATGGTTTGCGAAGGTATTGTGGGTGTGCGGGAACTCAATGTCCACTGGCACAAGACCAGAAAGCGACTGTTGCCGCCTCGGATCAAGATCCGGGACGTCATGACCCCTTTCCCGAAACGGGTTCGCACGACAACACCGGTGGACCAGGTGGTCCGGTTGCTTTTGTCTGAAACATTCACCGGTCTTCCGGTGGTTGACGCCCAGGATCGCCCGGTAGGCGTTATCTCCCAGACCGACCTGATCTACCGAGCGGGTATGCCCATGCGGCTCGCTCTCATCGCCGGTTCCGAACCGGATATCGTCGACATGATCCTGAAATCCCTTTCGGAGACGACGGCCGAAGCCATCATGACCCGGCCGGATGTCCATATTCAGGAGGATGCGCTTCTGACGGACGGCGTCAATCTGATGCTCGATAAAAACGTCAAACGTCTTCTGGTCGTCGATGCCTGGGGAAAGCTGACCGGGATCGTGTCGCGAATGGATGTCTTTCGGACCATTGCCCGGGAATCCCCCGACTGGGGAACTATCCGGAAGAGCGAGATCACTTTGACCGACGCCCATTTCGTTTCCGATATCATGCGACGGGACACCCACACTGTAATGCCGGACACCTCGGTGGAAGCGGTGCTGCACATGATCGATGACGACGATATCCAGCGGGTAGCTGTTGTGGATGAGGCGGGACACCTGCAGGGTTTGATCTCCGATCGGAATCTCCTGTCGGCATTTTCCGACGACCAACCGGGTATGTGGCAGTATTTGACCCGATTTGCCGGTTTTACCGAGAAAGGGAAGCACGGGAAAGCCCTGCAGGATCGCCTCCGACGACGAAAGGCGAAGGATGTGATGAAAAAAGAGATCATCACTGTCCGCGAGGACGCCTTTATCGAAGACGCCATCCAGATCATGACCGAAAAAGAGATCAGACGTCTCCCCGTGGTGGATGAAGAGGGGATCTACCGGGGGATGATCAATCGGGAAGCCGTGCTTCGAGCGGGATTCAAAGAAAAGCTGTGATCCGCCCGAGGCCGGCATAGGAATCTTTTCCCCCGCGGCTGTGAGCGAATCCGTGCTGCCGGAGTGTTGGGAAATATATCGTCAATGTATGCCGCAAGATGAGGTTGACATGCCGATTTACGAATTCTACTGCAGCGACTGCCACACGATTTACAGTTTTTTCAGCAGAACCATCGATACCACCACCTGCCCGACCTGTCCCAACTGCAAGAACCGGCGGCTGACGCGTCAGGTATCCCTGTTCGCGTTCACGGGAAGGGCCAGGGAGACAGATGAAACGGACGACCTTCCCGTTGACGATGCCAGGATGGCCAAGGCCTTGGCGACATTGGAAAAGGAAGCCGATAAAATCGATGAAAACGATCCGCGGCAGGCAGCCGATCTGATGCGCCGACTGAGCGACATGACCGGTCTTCAACTGGGTCAGGGCATGGAAGAGGCCTTGGCGCGCATGGCGCGCGGCGAAGATCCGGACGCCATCGAATCGGAAATGGGAGACCTGTTGGGAGATGAGGCGCCGTTCCTTCCAACAGGCAGGAAAATTGTTGGCTCCGCAGGGCGCAGAACCGCTCCCAGGCGGGACGAGACCCTTTATGATCTCAAGGCGGATTAATCAGGAGCGTCCTATGATAAAACCGGAAATTATGAAACGTCTGGAGGTCCGGACGGGCGACATTGCCCAACTGGCGGTGGATGCCATTGTCAATGCGGCCAATCGGTCGCTTCTGGGGGGCGGCGGGGTGGACGGTGCCATCCACAGGGCTGCCGGACCGGAACTCCTGGCGGAATGCCGTACTCTGGGGGGCTGCCCCACGGGGGAGGCCCGGATCACCAAGGGGTATCGCCTGCCGGCCAGGTATGTGATTCACACCGTCGGGCCCGTTTACAAAGGATCCCCCGAGGATCCCCTGCTGCTATCACGATGCTATGAGAATTCCCTCGCCATTGCGGCCGATCGACGTTTTGACACCGTTGCTTTTCCTGCCGTCAGCTGCGGGGTATACGGCTATCCCCTGGAGGCGGCCTGCCGGGTTGCCGTCGAGACCGTCGCGGGCTTTCTGGAGCGAAACGCGTATCCAAAGCGGGTGATCTTTGTACTTTTTTCAGAAGATGTCCGCAGGGTTTACGATGACTTTCTGAAATCGTCGCGGTGATGGTTCTGATGCCTCTCTCCTTGACATCACCGGGGGTTTGGTTTATTAAAAATTCCTTATTCGGCGGCGTCCCTCTCGACCCTGAATCCATATGCCAACGGGCAGATAGTGAAGACGATGAAAAAGAAGAGCGGCATAGAGCATATCAGAAATATCGGCATCATCGCGCATATCGATGCCGGAAAGACGACCGTCACCGAGCGGATCCTTTATTATACCGGAAGATCCCACAAGATCGGTGAGGTCCACGACGGCGAGGCCGTTATGGACTGGATGACCGACGAACAGGAGCGGGGGATCACCATCACGTCGGCCGTGACGACCTGTCCCTGGAAAGGGCGGGATATCCAGATCATCGACACGCCGGGACATGTCGATTTCACCATCGAGGTGGAACGATCCCTTCGGGTGCTGGACGGTGCCGTCGGGGTCTTCTGTGCCGTCGGCGGGGTCGAACCCCAGTCGGAGACCGTATGGCGCCAGGCCGATAAATATCATGTGCCCAAGATGGCCTTTATCAACAAAATGGACCGGATCGGCGCTGATTTTTTCGGTACCGTGGAGATGATGAAGGAGCGATTGCACGCCCGACCGCTGTTGCTCCAACTGCCGGTCGGTCTTGAAGACACCTTTTCCGGCGTCGTCGATCTGATTCGCATGAAGCAGATCACATGGAGAAACGATGATCTGGGCGCCACGTTCGATGAGGGCGAGGTGAGCTCCGATCTTCTGGAAACGGCGCAGGCCTATCGGGAAAA harbors:
- a CDS encoding electron transfer flavoprotein-ubiquinone oxidoreductase codes for the protein MNVEHEEIPFDVVFIGGGPASLAGAIRLMRLARENNMELEVALIEKGAEIGAHAVSGAILNPIALKELIPDYAERDCPLDGVVRDDAFCFLTSDRLFQIPFVPRQMHNKGHYIISLSRFTRWMGEIAEELGVNIFPGFTGKEVLYTADGRCIRGIRTGDKGLDKNGEPKSNFEPGIDLTARVTVFGEGARGSLMQDIAARPGIFSDREPQVYETGIKEVIQLPEDHFFKTSRANAIHLMGYPLGLNPPGGGFIYEMKDNRAALGYLTALCYENPLLDPYEEFLKFKQHPFVAKIIKGGKVLEQGARTVSTGGYFSIPRLFADGGLFIGGAAAMHNTPGLKGIHLSMKSGMLAAEACLTALQQGRFDAETLQVYHQRFKSSWAEQEMYEGRNFAQGLAKKGLLKLIYLGSQYLTHGRGVRDFMPLEEDFRTLQPADRVDVPERVDPKSLDGTLHVDKLTGVYLSKTLHREDQPSHLIVHDRELCVRVCYPTYGSPCTRFCPGNVYEMAADEKTGKMQLKLNPSNCFHCKTCDIKDPYKNITWTCPEGGEGPGYTLV
- a CDS encoding DUF190 domain-containing protein, encoding MTIRYRVIEIFTRENARCRSQILYEEILAYVRSLKIAARCTVTKGTDACYEDGETASQSSVDPSHNLPLKIEIILPASELSPVMDVLEQMVCEGIVGVRELNVHWHKTRKRLLPPRIKIRDVMTPFPKRVRTTTPVDQVVRLLLSETFTGLPVVDAQDRPVGVISQTDLIYRAGMPMRLALIAGSEPDIVDMILKSLSETTAEAIMTRPDVHIQEDALLTDGVNLMLDKNVKRLLVVDAWGKLTGIVSRMDVFRTIARESPDWGTIRKSEITLTDAHFVSDIMRRDTHTVMPDTSVEAVLHMIDDDDIQRVAVVDEAGHLQGLISDRNLLSAFSDDQPGMWQYLTRFAGFTEKGKHGKALQDRLRRRKAKDVMKKEIITVREDAFIEDAIQIMTEKEIRRLPVVDEEGIYRGMINREAVLRAGFKEKL
- a CDS encoding FmdB family zinc ribbon protein: MPIYEFYCSDCHTIYSFFSRTIDTTTCPTCPNCKNRRLTRQVSLFAFTGRARETDETDDLPVDDARMAKALATLEKEADKIDENDPRQAADLMRRLSDMTGLQLGQGMEEALARMARGEDPDAIESEMGDLLGDEAPFLPTGRKIVGSAGRRTAPRRDETLYDLKAD
- a CDS encoding O-acetyl-ADP-ribose deacetylase, which produces MIKPEIMKRLEVRTGDIAQLAVDAIVNAANRSLLGGGGVDGAIHRAAGPELLAECRTLGGCPTGEARITKGYRLPARYVIHTVGPVYKGSPEDPLLLSRCYENSLAIAADRRFDTVAFPAVSCGVYGYPLEAACRVAVETVAGFLERNAYPKRVIFVLFSEDVRRVYDDFLKSSR